The region AGGATTCTTTTTGttagaataaataaattaatcagAGGACTGTTTTCAGACTATGTGAGGTAACTTGCCACCGTTGCCATATTTCTAGAGTAGAGCCTTTTCAGAGCTACCCTcccaaaatttaaatttttcaaTACAAGGTTTTAACAACCCAAGTGAGGATATCCTTTTTtaatggtcaagtccaccccagaaaaatgttgatttgaatattaaaatggagaaaaatcaaactagcataacgctgaaaatttcatcaaactcggaCGGATGTATAATaggaaagttttgacattttaaaatttcgcttatgtATGCACTGTtcagtaaaatgaaaatgagacaattgatgatgtccttcactcactatttcttttgttttttattgtttgaattatacaatatttccttttttacatatttcaagattcaaatatttattgtctgtaaaaacacagaaattcgGCCTCCGCTGGCACTAAAATTTACATGACAACACTTATTCAACATTACATACAAAAtacagacataaataatcagtaCAAAAATAACAGTGTACAATTCCaccaattttcagcattctctAGCACGCCCACACCACTGCAGATGCGCATAACAACAGATTTAGCGAATCCGCGCCACAGCACCAGTGCGGCGAGCCAGAGAATACTGAAAAATCCAGATAAATAATGTAGTACGAATAAATTAAATTATGTGACATTAAATAGAAAGCAAGGAATTCTGTAACTGGCACAGGAACAGAAAGTCATACATTGTAGGACAGTGACAtaattctttaaacaaaaaaaaaagaaataccagAAATAAGCCTTATAAAACATGTGAGTCCTGCAGCTGACTGTGATAGGAGCAATTTTTAAgacattgtattgtattgtatggaTGGCAAGTCAGTGGAAGTAAATTGAACCGGCAATCCGGCAAGATGCACGGAAGATCTAAATACTATTTTATCTAtactatatatataaataaattgcaAGTGTATGCAGAATGGACAGTATTTGAGTTACATGATCATAagttgacaataaggaccaactgtactgaaccatatagtgttaaataatgctaattccacaagttcaggGGGAATGAATCGTTTCACTTGacagtgaggagaaaattagaagatttcataaaataaaatacaaaagaaatagtaagtggatgacgtcatcagtctcctttgcataccgaccaaggtGCGCATATAAcgtgttttgtgaaattaagcaaaactttcgaatgtcatttcttttattgtacaattgattttgatgaaattttcagtgttctgcatgttggattttctctttttattccaatcaacttttttgtcggggtggacttctcctttGATATTCACCTTTGACCTCTAGGAAGATGCTATCTCAAAAGGATGATCTCAGTCAGATTGCCGCAACGCCCATTCACGATGGAGGGAGAGTCCCACCCGGGTGTTTGGTTTCTAATCAGAAATGGAGAGGCTCGCAACTACATAATACGGTCAAAGGTAATATACCTGTCCCTTTTTAAAAGCTACTATTATTGTATCTCACTGACTCATTTTCTGGGGCCAAGGTTGTAAATATGCGATTCAAATTTATGGATGTTTCTTGCCTAGCTGTGAAGCCTGTAATGGTATTCTGTAGACCTTGGTcctttcatcaacatttccatCCAATAgattgtcagacctgacaactttctttgattttgattggctcagaagCACAGTTCCTagggtaactgtcagataaaataggACTTGCCAGAAAAAAtgtccaacaagtcctttcatgaaacgctcccctgttcGTATTTACAACAAGCAATAaccaatgatgatggtgatgggaAAAACCTCAAAACTTTTTTGAGGTGACTTTTGatataacagtaataataattggatttatatagcactttttgcagaggatacaaagtgctGTTGATGGCATAAGACAAGTTTAGGTTTATGGTTATATTAGTAGACCCATCGGTAGACCCATCCATGTAAACATGTAGCTAACTTTCCACAGTGAAACTTGAAATATCCCGTCCAGGTCTGCGTTTGTAAGGCCCAGAAAGTAGTTTGAATTCTAGATCTCCTCTACTGAAAGGAAAGGTGATTATTTTGGTTAATATTCCACCTTGAAAACGATTGATTGCTATATTTATTCACTTTCTTGGTAATCCATCTACACTGAAGTGCTACTTACAGCATGCATCATCTTACATCTGTACGTTCCTCTATGACTGAATCAATGTCAATAGATTTATTCTCTGTAACTGTTTCTCAAAACCTACTTTGTCTAGCAGGTCAGGTGAAAGTGATCTTTGAAGATGACCTTGGAGTGTCCGACTTTTACCCATCCAGTGAGGTTGCTGTGGTCTATGTCTCGGAGACGGATCTGGTAGCAGGAGTAGGATACAGGAGGAGGCTCGCCAAGCTAAGAAAGGTAGAAGTGGCTAATTGGTTTTGTGATCATATCAAGTAATAGTATGAGTCTCATCTAATTGCTCAGGATACATGCAAGCTGGCATTACcactttttagctcatccggcccaaagggccaaaatttcaaaatctttcttcttcgtcatttcaagtccgatttcaattctgtttgctttatatgttAGCACTAGATGGGAGATTGAAAGAATTTAAAACTcaataaatatgctaatttatgtatatttttcgaaattcacataaaatgcttctatttgttgaccgattttgatttttttggcttctatctggtagagcttaatgaggttcaccaaacttgtacatagaattttgaaattttgactagaaaatgaTTCATGcaaaattcatttcttgatcaatgtaaattttgttggctttatatgatagctctagGAGGGGatgcaaaatttcaacacagaattttgaaactcactAAATATGCCAATTTtccaaaactcacaaaaaatacttattgtctcgcccaccagaggtgaaggcgagacaaATGTCCGTCCGGCGttcgtccgtcacaaacctaatgacacataactccacaaccgtaagtcgcttttcaaccaaacttggatggtagatggacttggaagacctgcatgttatgctgcagtcggaggtcacacgataaggttaaaggtcattttcaggtcaatgttaaagtttacatgcaagactcttatgacacctaactccgcaatcGTGACTTTTCAGCCAcatttggatggtagatggacttgggagacctgcatgctatgctgcagtcggaggtcacatggtaaggtcaaaggtcattttcaggtcaatgttaaagtttacatgcaagactctattATGACATCTAACTCTGCAAtggtaagtcgcttttcaaccaaacttggaaggtagatggacttggaagacctgcatgttatgctgcagtcggaggtcacacgataaggttaaaggtcattttcaggtcaacgttaaagtttacatgcaataATCTATTATGTAATTCacttcacaatgaagttttgatacaattctgttgcgtgccctcgcaaatagTCATTTttataagtgggcgagacacaaaatcgctctTGCCTTGTTTGTTaactgatattgattttttttgtgttccatctgagagctacatgaggttcaccaagtttctacacagaatttagacattttgactagaaaattatttatgctataaatttatccaaaatttgttcataaatcacaaaaaatgcttctaagtcatttcttcatcaatttgagttctgtttcctcaatttatCTCACCAATAAAAtacactacagtgtcaactggactgaaattaaatattgtgttaaatttcaaatatgaatgtGACATATGTAGATTATTCCGTTATTAAAATTTTGTGTATTCCCATGTATCAGGTTAACAAACTGAAGGGTGtggtaattgctgagaaaactCCGATGACCGAACAGTATTTCTTGGACCTGCAGAAGTTTGTTGTGCTGGAACTTGGAATGGTGCTCCAACCCATCTCATCCCAGACAGAAGCAGCTGGTCTCTTGGCCCAAATGGTAAGAACTGGAAATCAGTCTTAAAATCATCAACAggagagcatttcataaaagaaCTTGTCGGATGTTTTGTCATCCGACAAGttacgttttatctgacagttaccataggaacttTGCTttaggggcccgtttcataaagagttaagtgttgtaactttgccatgtcaactaccatggtaatcttgattttaattggctgccgagccctgttaccatggtagttgccataatggcaatattacaacagttgtaagtccttAATGAAACGGGCCACAAGTGCGCTCCCAACTAGTGTCAACATGGTCAGTCATAAGTGCTGTGCTGGTGTAGTAAGGTGCCCAGAGTATTTTGGAGACCTGCATTTAAGACCAAGGCTTCCAGAGCACCCGACTTGCAACTTGGCCGAAGCAGTCATAGAAATTATCAATATCGGAATGAAATTATGGCTGTTCATTTAGCACTTATTTACTTGTAAAGTAGTTCatgaacttcatacttatccacggtagtattgattatttttttaagtcaatatttaattttgtatatagtgtaaatacatttgtgttacagtgtttatatctatataattttatagaattttgctgattattttactctattgtatcatattacccttgtataaagttttgatagggggtctacattttacaagctctgctttttagtaggcccctccacttttttcatttcattgctacgtttcaatcctgtatatgttatgcatttttttcattgtaaacatgattacgaaatgtactttgatgattgtggaatatgaatatatcaataaataaataaataaataaatttatgagaCACTGACCTACTGTGTTTCCCAAAGAGTTATGTGGGACATTATTCATGCTTACGACTATcttaaagatgaataaaaaaaaaacacaatgttGTTGATGACTTCGCGGTAGCATGCATCCCTGAGCCTAATCTGATGAATGCTGTTGTGTATTTTCTACTGCATACAACTTGGAATTCACTGTCGGTTCGATTTTAATTCACAATGAAATCCTTCATAATTGAACACCCCCTGATACAAACTCGCCCTGATAGATCCTGGAATAACTGTACTGGTAATTTAGCCttcctttttgtttgttttttttttgtaggtttTGGAGGAGCAGAAGCCCCATGCAAACCCTTTTCGCCTGAAAAGACGACCTCAGTCGCTGGACTCTAGTCTTTTAGCAACGGTGCAGCTGATCCCAAAGCTAGGGTCCGTCAAAGCCAGGGCTCTGCTTCACAAGTTTGGAAGCATCAAAAACATCAGTCAAGCATCACAACAGGTAATGGGTGATAATCTGGGGCCCATCTTACGAAGGGTTGCGaatgatctgatcaatcgcaactatgaaaagccagcagattcaacatataaaatgcatgttcaaacatttctagatatgattgtatatccataaattcacttatttcttgacaatttggtatgttctcttttgtttacaaaggacattttgcaaatttcctgtagaaaaattatgacactgattgATTTcgatagagttacaattgattggatcagtcgtTACTCTTTTGTTAGATGGGACCCTGCTCAGAGCAGAAATTATGCCTGCACAATCTAATTACGATGCAATTTTGAACAAATCATGTTGAGCAATGTATCTGAAAGATCCAAGAATTTAAGATTACTTTATAAAGTTCAGAATAATGCtaggaaaataaaatcagaattTGGATTTACTGCAAGCCTTATGGCCGGAGCAAAATCCAAGTCACAGCGGATTATGACGTTATTGTGATTCTAAATGATTTGAATGtgaaatgaatattgaattaaattttaCAAATTGATAACCTGTACTGTTAGAGATTTCTGTCACAATCGGTTATTCATAGctaaccacaactttagaacatatttgcaatagaccagttcgtagttacttcatggacaattttggtcaaatgacctttcatttctcttattatgataggcagatttcaaagcaagatattacgtaagcttgccttacatagcaggatgaagaaattgaatagaccaggtgactagaatagcacaccaatgaacactttatgaaggtatttgttgcattccttctttgaatgcatatcatagcatgttgcacaatgtactttgcaaactgtgaaataccagtcgttcgtggacgcattgtttttttgtggatgtaaatgaaaaccacaattcaaaagattgtatgaataatcaagacatgaaagttggtgcttatctcattagattttaaaacaccatgtcactttagtacatttgaccttcctctgatcatccgtagaatcttttgatcatgcgcagaaaggaactacgaactggcttatttggAACAGAGTTTCAGAAAATGGGCCATATTGTTTATTATGTGCTTTGATTACCGGGGTATTGTTTGCAAAGATATTCATTTTGCTATttggcaattccataaaatagtcaacctttttgtacatccgacccccatttttctctaGTTTTACTTCATTTCATACACTGACCAAGTCGTGGTCAGTTGAGAGCATTACAgtctgtcaaaagaacaagaaatcagagacagaaaatttcatgaaggtcccacatatagggggttggaggtacatattttatggaattgctcTATTGTGTTCCTTGTGTAAATTGTATGTCCGTTGTGTGGTATAGGTGGTTTTGAAATCTAGGTAATAATACATGAACAATCATTTTAATGGactactgttataagctactgaatcATTATTGGCTGAAAGCAAATTATagttaaggcgaccgcacaccttacggcTGGTCTGCGACccaatttcagaataaaatgtagtggAATTTGATGCTAGTATtgggaatatcttactgtgtaatgttctaaatcattgtacgaatacctgtgatcaaatttgtgactatgatatcatccttagaataaaagcgaatttaatatctagtcgtaatgacgtcatagcagtcgtacgatttgCTACGATTTGacactaatttggcctttactccaaaataaggTCTTGCAATCTtacaaaattgttattttaacctcaaatagaatgatatgttccattcacatcttcagaaaatgagcaaaatgcgaaaATTGGATCGCGagcagtcgtaaggtgtgcggtggtcTTTCGTGTCCCATTGCCACATCCTatattgtaacaaaaaaaatcaatgatattcctctattttttttacctttgtttGAATACTGTAGTAATGCCTGGTCAAGCTGTGCTCAGAACACAAAAGATGTCATGATCAAACAACACAAAAAAATGGCCAGAGTAATTTTGGGAGCCAATCTAAGGACTCTTCCCCAAATTAATTTAAACAAACTTAAATGGGTTCCCATCGAAGATAGATGgaaatattttaaatgtaaaatgatattttctgttTTCGTAAATCAAAATCCAGCCAATTTGtttaatatcttttaaaaaatctgaaactGTACATAGTATTTGTACTCATACATGTAGTGCACAAAGCACAGGTTTGATTTTGCCCAAAGTTCCAACGGAAATGGGCAAACATAGTTTTTCTTTTGCTGGTGCATTCATTTGGAATAATTTAcctaatttttaaagaaattcccAATCCGAATTAGTCTTATTTTGGCATTATATTAGTCTTAATTTATAAACTGGCCCTTTGTTTTGTTCTCTTTATAGTTTGGTTGTCTCAACTTGCATTGTACACTTTTTATAcccatgtttgttatgtttgtaGTTTTGTTGTAGGGCCTCCAAGGACAACAGTACACCAATTACTGATGGAGGCCACCCTACTA is a window of Lytechinus variegatus isolate NC3 chromosome 2, Lvar_3.0, whole genome shotgun sequence DNA encoding:
- the LOC121407944 gene encoding Fanconi anemia core complex-associated protein 24-like, coding for MLSQKDDLSQIAATPIHDGGRVPPGCLVSNQKWRGSQLHNTVKGQVKVIFEDDLGVSDFYPSSEVAVVYVSETDLVAGVGYRRRLAKLRKVNKLKGVVIAEKTPMTEQYFLDLQKFVVLELGMVLQPISSQTEAAGLLAQMVLEEQKPHANPFRLKRRPQSLDSSLLATVQLIPKLGSVKARALLHKFGSIKNISQASQQDLAAVVGVSYAKHIRNFLTHKTAPKR